A window of Microbacterium sp. Root61 genomic DNA:
GTCGGACGCGTCATCCGTCCTGGACGTCTCCGGCGACTTCGACTACGCCATCTCGCTCGACCCCGATGACTACTGGGTGCGCGTCGGCGAGACCGACGTCACCGCCGCCATCCGCGAGCCCGAGGTGTCCGACGCCGTCAGCGGCGTCGCACGCGTTCCCCCCGTGCGCGAGGGCATCAACCACCTGTTCCGTGCCCTCGTGGCCGGCTCCGGCCTGCCCGGTGTCATCGTCGAAGGACGCGACATCACCACAGTGGTGGCTCCGGACGCGCCCGTGCGCGTCCTGCTCACCGCATCGCCGGAGGTGCGTGCGGCCCGCCGCAGCGCCGAGGTGACGACCCAGGATGCCGCGACCGTGGCAGCCGCATTGCACCGTCGCGATGCATCCGACTCGACCGTCGTCGACTTCCTGACCGCCGCCCCCGGCGTCGTCGTGGTCGATTCGACGGATTTGGATTTCGACCAGACCGTGGATGCCGTGCTGAACGTCATCGGCACGGGCATCACTCGCTGAAGACAGGAGCGCACAATGGGCGCTGAAGACGAATACGAAGGCGGCCCCGACCGCCTCGCCGAGAAGCTCGCCGCGATCGACGAGGAGCTCGCCGAGATCCGTGCGGCGACCCTCCGCGCGAGCCTCGCCGACTACGAGCTCGACGAGACCGACGCGCAGATCCTCGACTCCGGCACCCGCGGCGTCGACGGCATCGAGATCCTGCCGGCGCTGCCGGTGGTCGCGATCGTCGGTCGCCCGAACGTGGGCAAGTCCGCGTTGGTGAACCGCATCCTCGGTCGCCGCGAGGCCGTCGTGGAGGACACCCCCGGTGTCACCCGTGACCGTGTCACGTACAAGGCCGAGTGGATGGACCGCCGCTTCTCGCTGGTGGACACCGGCGGGTGGGAGCCCGACGCCCGCGGTATCGACCTCGCGGTCGCCGCGCAGGCCGAGGTCGCGATCGACCTGTGCGACATCGTCATCTTCGTGGTCGACGCCATGGTCGGCGCCACCTCGACGGATGAGGCAGTCGTCAAGATGCTGCGCCGCAGCGGCAAGCCCGTCTTCCTCGTCGCGAACAAGATCGACGACGCCCGCCAGGAGCCCGAAGCGGCTGCCCTGTGGAACCTCGGACTCGGCGAGCCCTACCCGGTCTCGGCCATCCACGGCCGCGGTGTCGCGGATCTCCTCGACGAGATCATGAAGGTGCTGCCGGAGATCTCCGCCGTCGCCAAGCACGAGATCGGCGGCCCGCGCCGCGTCGCGATCCTCGGTCGCCCGAACGTCGGGAAGTCGTCGCTGCTGAACAAGGCTGCCGGCGAAGAGCGCGTCGTCGTGAACGAACTGGCCGGCACCACGCGTGACCCGGTCGATGAGATCGTCGAGCTCGGCGGAAAGCTGTGGCGTCTCGTCGACACCGCCGGCATCCGTCGTCGTGTGCACCTGCAGCAGGGCGCCGACTTCTACGCGTCGCTGCGCACCTCGGCCGCGCTCGAGAAGGCCGAAGTCGCCGTCGTCGTGCTGGACGTGAGCCAGCCGATCAGCGAGCAGGACATCCGCATCATCGACATGGTGATCGAGTCGGGCCGTGCGCTCGTGCTCGCGTTCAACAAGTGGGACCGTCTCAGCGACGACGACCTGGAGAACGCCGACCGCCGCCGCTACCTCGAGCGTGAGATCGAGCAGGACCTGGCACACGTCGCCTGGGCCCCGCGCGTGAACATCTCGGCGCGCACCGGACGCCA
This region includes:
- the cmk gene encoding (d)CMP kinase, which translates into the protein MTDFSTSHEAPAIIAIDGPAGSGKSSVSKQVARRLGYGYLDTGAAYRALAWLAIQRGVDTSDASSVLDVSGDFDYAISLDPDDYWVRVGETDVTAAIREPEVSDAVSGVARVPPVREGINHLFRALVAGSGLPGVIVEGRDITTVVAPDAPVRVLLTASPEVRAARRSAEVTTQDAATVAAALHRRDASDSTVVDFLTAAPGVVVVDSTDLDFDQTVDAVLNVIGTGITR
- the der gene encoding ribosome biogenesis GTPase Der, yielding MGAEDEYEGGPDRLAEKLAAIDEELAEIRAATLRASLADYELDETDAQILDSGTRGVDGIEILPALPVVAIVGRPNVGKSALVNRILGRREAVVEDTPGVTRDRVTYKAEWMDRRFSLVDTGGWEPDARGIDLAVAAQAEVAIDLCDIVIFVVDAMVGATSTDEAVVKMLRRSGKPVFLVANKIDDARQEPEAAALWNLGLGEPYPVSAIHGRGVADLLDEIMKVLPEISAVAKHEIGGPRRVAILGRPNVGKSSLLNKAAGEERVVVNELAGTTRDPVDEIVELGGKLWRLVDTAGIRRRVHLQQGADFYASLRTSAALEKAEVAVVVLDVSQPISEQDIRIIDMVIESGRALVLAFNKWDRLSDDDLENADRRRYLEREIEQDLAHVAWAPRVNISARTGRHLEKLVPALETALESWDQRIPTGKFNAFLSELVAEHPHPLRGGKQPRILFGTQAASRPPTFVLFTTGFLDPGYRRFVQRRLREIYGFEGTPIVVNMRVREKRTR